The Pollutimonas sp. M17 sequence AGGATCCAGGCGCCCAGTGTGCTGGCCAGCAGCGTCATCATGGTGGCGATGGAGCTCTGGCTGTTGCGTGCGATCACATAATCTTCAAGGCTGCCGCGATCGCGCCGGGAGTACAACACGCCAAGAATGGCAAAGACGGCCGAGAAAAGCAGCAGCCACAATATCGTCGAGGTACTTGTCAGCATTTCCATCCCCATGAGCCCGGCGTGGCCGGACGAAACAAAATCGCCTGGCGCATTGCATTGCAAGGCCGCGCGTGATGATCGAAAAAAGGGAAGGACGGCAAGACATGAATTGATTTCCTTCCCTTCGCCGGCATTACCCGGATCAGGTTCAAAGGGTTACCGCGACCATACGCGGAATCTCAGCCCGTTATCGGACTCCCCTAGGAACAGGCGCAAAGCTTAGGGTGGCCGCGCATGTTTGTCAATGGCCGAGCATGCATGGCGGCGGGCTCGCGATCCGGTGGGGCTAGACCCGACGCTGTCCGGATGCGGTGTTTCTGTGCTAACGTTGCAGCCACGACACGGGGTGCTTGGGCCGCATAGGTTCAAGCTGAGATAAAACCCGTCGAACCTGCCCCAGTTAATACTGGCGAAGGGATGTCAGCCCCGTGCCAGCGGCGCCACGCCGCGCGACCATGCCTTTGCCGCTTTGAAGAAAGGTATGCCATGAGCAATCCCCGCGCAGCGCTTCCCATAGCCAATCAAATCGTCCTGGTCACCGGCGGCGGCCGGGGCCTGGGCCGCCATCTTGTGCAATCCTTCCTGCGCGAAGGGGCGCGGGTCGTCATCAATTACCTGAACAGCGCCGAGGCGGCCAACGCGCTGGCCGCGCAGACTTCCGATCGCGCGATGGCCGTGCAAGCCGACGTTTCCGACCCGGTGGCGGTCGGGGCGATGATGGCTGCCGCCCGCACACGTTTTGGCCATCCCGTCACTACCGTCGTGAACAACGCCTTGCCGGCGTTCTCGTTCAATGGCGATGCCCGGCCGCATGCCGATACGCTTGCCTGGGAGGACATGAGCCGGCAATTCCAGGGCATCGTCCGCGGCGCCCTGAATACCACGCAGGCCGCCTTGCCGGGCATGCGCGAGGCGGGGTTCGGCCGCGTCATCAACGTCGGCACCAACCTGTTCCAGAATCCGGTGGTTCCCTATCATGACTATACGGCGGCCAAGGCCGCCTTGCTCTCCCTGACGCGCACGCTGTCGCAGGACCTGGGGCCTCTGGGCATTACCGTCAATATGATCTCGGGCGGCTTGC is a genomic window containing:
- a CDS encoding 3-oxoacyl-ACP reductase, with amino-acid sequence MSNPRAALPIANQIVLVTGGGRGLGRHLVQSFLREGARVVINYLNSAEAANALAAQTSDRAMAVQADVSDPVAVGAMMAAARTRFGHPVTTVVNNALPAFSFNGDARPHADTLAWEDMSRQFQGIVRGALNTTQAALPGMREAGFGRVINVGTNLFQNPVVPYHDYTAAKAALLSLTRTLSQDLGPLGITVNMISGGLLRTTDASSATPEAVFDLIASSTPLRRVTTPAEFADAALFFASPWSRSVTGQNLVVDGGLVKN